From one Physeter macrocephalus isolate SW-GA chromosome 18, ASM283717v5, whole genome shotgun sequence genomic stretch:
- the MKRN2OS gene encoding MKRN2 opposite strand protein isoform X1, which yields MEGICWPRNEEKEVPGNAPLLAQEGKAMQRSEAGKPIIKFNHCQKYIYSFSVPPCCPLCRQDVGSRKLEEAPVSIPNPFTNGHQEECSFLLRPTQGTFLREYDGRSDLHVGITNTNGVVYNYTGHGVQRDRAGWEQSVTIPLLQPGMFGLMDQWDKYLEDFSTTGAWLPHRYGEDHHNCYSYALKFINCVLATEGEGWLDRDEFTEKFVIPRTRKASKYIMLYRMIEEHGFYVIDPPGPQTSPRPGSGSC from the exons ATGGAGGGCATTTGCTGGCCACGTAATGAGGAAAAGGAAGTCCCAGGGAACGCACCCCTCCTTGCTCAGGAGGGGAAAGCCATGCAGCGCTCAGAGGCTGGGAAGCCTATCATCAAATTCAACCACTGTCAGAAGTACATCTACAGCTTCAGCGTGCCGCCATGCTGCCCCCTCTGCCGGCAGGACGTGGGCTCCAGGAAGCTGGAGGAAGCACCTGTCAGCATCCCTAATCCGTTTACCAATGGGCATCAAGAAGAGTGTTCATTCCTCCTCAGACCAACTCAAGGGACGTTTCTTAG GGAGTATGACGGAAGGTCTGATCTTCACGTGGGGATAACCAACACAAATG GAGTCGTGTATAATTACACGGGGCACGGTGTCCAGCGAGACAGAGCAGGCTGGGAGCAGAGTGTGACTATCCCGCTCCTGCAGCCCGGCATGTTCGGACTGATGGACCAGTGGGACAAGTACCTGGAAGACTTCTCCACCACGGGGGCCTGGCTGCCTCACAG GTACGGAGAAGACCACCACAACTGCTACAGCTACGCCCTCAAGTTCATTAACTGCGTCCTGGCCACAGAGGGCGAGGGGTGGCTGGACCGGGACGAGTTCACGGAGAAGTTCGTGATCCCGAGGACGAGGAAGGCTTCCAAGTACATCATGCTCTACCGCATGATAGAAGAGCACGGCTTCTACGTCATCGACCCCCCTGGTCCCCAGACAAGCCCACGTCCGGGAAGCGGCTCGTGCTGA
- the MKRN2OS gene encoding MKRN2 opposite strand protein isoform X2, with amino-acid sequence MGIKKSVHSSSDQLKGRFLGVVYNYTGHGVQRDRAGWEQSVTIPLLQPGMFGLMDQWDKYLEDFSTTGAWLPHRYGEDHHNCYSYALKFINCVLATEGEGWLDRDEFTEKFVIPRTRKASKYIMLYRMIEEHGFYVIDPPGPQTSPRPGSGSC; translated from the exons ATGGGCATCAAGAAGAGTGTTCATTCCTCCTCAGACCAACTCAAGGGACGTTTCTTAG GAGTCGTGTATAATTACACGGGGCACGGTGTCCAGCGAGACAGAGCAGGCTGGGAGCAGAGTGTGACTATCCCGCTCCTGCAGCCCGGCATGTTCGGACTGATGGACCAGTGGGACAAGTACCTGGAAGACTTCTCCACCACGGGGGCCTGGCTGCCTCACAG GTACGGAGAAGACCACCACAACTGCTACAGCTACGCCCTCAAGTTCATTAACTGCGTCCTGGCCACAGAGGGCGAGGGGTGGCTGGACCGGGACGAGTTCACGGAGAAGTTCGTGATCCCGAGGACGAGGAAGGCTTCCAAGTACATCATGCTCTACCGCATGATAGAAGAGCACGGCTTCTACGTCATCGACCCCCCTGGTCCCCAGACAAGCCCACGTCCGGGAAGCGGCTCGTGCTGA